Within Vicia villosa cultivar HV-30 ecotype Madison, WI linkage group LG1, Vvil1.0, whole genome shotgun sequence, the genomic segment CTTAATCTCGTAAGTATCACGTATTTCATCCCACCGAACTGATTAGGGACATACATATCCTGATGAGCCCGAAGTTTAAATTTAAaagaagagaatttctttatccacctccgtATCTTCTTGGTGACCCTCAGCGAAATTCCGTAATTGCccctttacttcggaaatgcatttccgaagttgaaaaaaagaatgatttcggaaatacatttccgaaatcaccttttttttacgtaaaaaaaatatttcggaaatacatttccgaaaacaacatttcggaaatacatttccaaaaTAATACGCGTTTTTGCTAtttaaacaaaacagcctccccccaaaatcatttaccctaaatcattcaaaaatccaaaaactcGCCTGAATCAGTTGCATAACCACCAAAGGAAAATTCAAAGACGATCAAAGACTACTCCAAAGGCTCTTAAACTACTTCTAAAGCATCTCCAAGAACATCTCAAATCTGTAAGTTTTCTAAACTTTCAATTTAGGATTGAAATTGATATTAAGGGTGTTATAGTGTAGTTCATTTAAGTTATTACATGTCACTAGGGTTGTTTAGATAGGATAATTGAGGTTTTAATGCACTTAGTGCAAGCTTTTGGGTTTTTTTGCAAAAATGGTGTcgtaggtgttttcggaagtgcatttccgaaaacacctccctgaccaatttcggaaatgcacttccgaagttgacccaattattttttaaattttgttgatTGTTTAGCCTTCTAACTTGTTCGCTTATGGATTTCAATTGTTTCAGGAAAATGGCAAGCAACTCAGCTAGAAttagacaggggagagagacacAGATAGCGTCAGCTAGATGCGAGCGGGCAGCGTAGCTGGCATCGACACGAGGACGGGGTAGAGTACGAGCAACCGTCCAAATAGATGAGCATGGTTCCTCGTCTGGATCGAGGAgccggctggctcgggtatcttcttcccgtcaggaggaggtacgggaggaggaggaggtgagataccaggagACGGAGGAGGAGATACCTGATGTTGATCCTCCACacagggaggaggaggaggaggaggaggaggagggctacccgggagagCCTAGGGACACGTccgtgctgatttcctaccacAAGCACGCCGCTCGACGTGTTTGGGAGAGAAaggaattttttataatttatctaACTTTATTgtttaaccgttttttatttagctttttattccacattttcttaacggtctaattaacaatgttttttgtttttgttgtaacaggaaagaCCAACTTttaaaatggtgaaccacgcgcggaagatttttggtctctttaaaccagaggcgcGGTGGTTTAATGATGCGGTGACTGCTTCCGGGCTAGGTGGTttgtgcatgaccgggtataccaccatcagccatggcatgcagggggcttttgtggagcggtggcatagggaaacgtcttctttccacttactggttggggagatgacgatcaccttgcacgatgtgcattGTCTTCTTCACTTGCCGGTTAGGGGGATGCTGCTGAAccattcccggatccagagggtcgatgcGATCGAGTGGATGTAGATCTATCTGGGTATGGATCCTTATATGGATGATTATGAGTGTCCGACGACAAATGGGTCTCATATTCGGTTCTCCACATTGAGCGATCAGTATgagcaccacttggtggcggcggaCGATTCCGAGGAGGTGGGTAACGAcctatttatggagtatcaccgtgcctgcgctctctggtgctggttcatatttttggtaggcactgcactctttgtggacaagagtgcaagatacgtcaacgtgacctacctccgctacttcatggacgtgactaccattcaccagtggaactgggggttaGCTCTTCTGGTATacatataccagaagctgaatgaagcctcaaACTGGAGGACCAGGAAGATGACCAGATCCACCACACTCccgacggtacgtttcattttaattgtttcacatttatttatggttcgtatttaattttaatacattattgtgtttgtgtttcagggatggatcatctcctacttcccccgcatccacggcttcgccaTTGATCCTGCGTATGATGACACCATGCCCAGGGACGCCCGATACATTCTCCAAAAGGGGAataatgcagtgggaccatatcgcGGGTACCTTGACCGCACAGCTCACGATGACATTCGTTGGAGGCCATTTAGTGACTACACTGTTGTTGTTCGCTTTGACCGCATCGCGTtatgcgggaccaacaccatggtgaggtatctccctgagcggtgcatgtgacagtttggacatgtgcagatgataccgaggtcacCATTTGAGGCCGCTCCCGACATagttacccgagtggagctcactgccatatttgaggacTGGGAGCATCATTTGGTCccagaggagtatcgtcgcatgcaggccacccaggagtggcattgtgtggaggggtacgtcacatggttctatcgggtgtcacatcctctgatgacagcCGACACTCCCGGCGCTTCTAGGTTAGCAtacgaggagatcttggagaaccagcaggcggaggatgaccatgccattgatctcctgcagATATGCcaacggatagagatgcttgggaggGACGCGTTGGAgcgaggtatcattgatcagggcggtccagaggcattCGTCGTGatggagaggatggtcggtgatgcgggcggtgcggcggcatataggaggcagaggaagtcccagggagttagggttaggcatacaCAATAGGGGTTCCAGATTATTTTTCTTGGATTTTATTGTATTTGGGTTGTATTTCTTAACATTCACTTACAttttcgcacactattactattttattCGGCTTTTATATATTATTCGGCttgtatttattatattagtattttatgttgatatgtcgtttattttatttggcgttttcgtttaattaaaaatacaggactgttaagaaaaacataaaaaaaaaaacacaatttctgcacaattcgaaagtgcacttccgaaaaccccaaaaaatgtaaaaaagctgttttcggaagtgcatctccgaaaacaccccccatttgacgttttcggaaatgcatttctgaagtctggaaaaaactataaaaaaaaaaataacttcggagatacatcttcgaagCAGGGGCaatttgggattttcgctgggagTCACCTCATAGAGGgtcaataaaaaaattctttaaaagaATCACACATGTTACAACATTCAGAATTTTTCCATGTCAAAATTACAATGGCCCAATAAAAATTCCTATTTAATTACTTGTAAGCTAAATGGAAGAAAGAAACATGAAATATTACATGTCCAAGGTTTTTGACAcacctaattattattattatttttccaaaatataaattttattataacttCAAATTTTTTAGGTGCCTTGTTTATCCTTTTCTTTGTCCAGTGATGTTGAAACTTAAAGAGAAACAAATGAAGGAGATTgagtcaaaataataaataatatactaATACTTtacattattttaaaattaaatatagggttaaatatactaaccccccctgtaatgttagcgagattAGGTTTTAGCCcctggtaaagttttttttttcatcacCCCCTTAACTTGCAAAGATTCCACGCCAAAACACCCCCAATGCCACTTGTTAAATcagatttattaaaattaaattaaaaagtccATGTGGCCTTAGCATGTTACATACGTGGCAATATCAGTAACATTTACATGCCATGCTGTTGTAAATAGTTAAAAAGTCATTTGGTTTTACCCCCTTGTAAAAATTAAGTTTAGTTACGTTTTCAGACATCCCCAAGTTAGCAACAACAGTGACGACGGCGACGGCGCATAACGGTTTGGTGGACGACGGCGCATAAGGGTTTGGTGGACGACGGCGCAATGTCAAAGGTTAGTGTTGTTATGAttattcttcttctccatttCGTGTTTCTTCTCTGTTGGGGTTTTTATTTCGATTTGCATGATTAAACGCAGGATATGCAACATTTCAACGTTACTTTCCACCACGGGGGTGAGTTTATTAGGGTAAACAAAGATGAGATAATCTATAGAGGGGGGGTAGATTCTACTATTTCTGGGTTACACATAGAATCATGGACCATGGAAACTGTCGAGAACCTAGTGAATAAGTGGGGGTACAAGAAAGGGAGCTATAGGGTATGGGCGAAGATATTGGAAATAGATGAGGGTTATATCCCGATTAGAAAGGATGATGATGCATATGACTTTGCTTCTTATTTTTGTGCAAATGGTACTGAGGGAGACTTATATCTGGAACATGATGCTGAAAACATAGAACAATATGTGAGGGAACCTGCTTGTGTTAATGGAGACACTGAACTAGATGACTTAGGAGATGAAGTGGTTGAGGGTTTGGATGATAGTGAGGACGACAGAGCCACTGCCTTGTTAGATGGATTTGAGGGTATTGATGTAACTTTGCCACTAAGGGAATAAGGGGTAGTTGCTGGATTGTTGACTAGGCCCAACAAGAAATGTGAAGAAGATGCATATGTTAGTGATGAGCTCAACTCATCAGATCCAGATGAGTCTTGTGATGAGGATAAGCCCAAGTATGAGAAATTTAGGAAAGAGCACCTAAATAAGGACTTCAAGTTTAAGTGGGGTATGgaatttaatacacttgttgacTTCAAAGAGGCAATACGTGAGTGGTCAGTTCTCAATGGTAGGGAaattaattttgtgaaaaatgaaagcTATAGAGTAAGGGTAGAGTGTAAGGCTaaatgtggttttttggtcttatgTTCCAAAGTGGGCCACAAGCATACTTATGCTATAAAAACACTTGTAGACACCCACACTTGTGCTAGGGTTTTAAATAATAGATCTGCAAACTCAAGATGGGTGGCTAAGCATGTGGTCAAGAAAATGCAATCAAGTGAGAATGTAAGAATCAGGGACATAATGCAAGATGTAAGGCAAAATTTTTCAGTGGGTATTACTGTTGCTCGGGCATGGAAGGCTAAGTTGATGGCAAAAAAAATAGTGGAGGGAGATGCTGATATGCAATATGCTGCTCTATGGAGGTATGCATCTGAATTAAAAAGAGTTAATAGTGGCAATACTGTGAAAATTAATGTTGAGAGACGAAGCCCAACTATCCAACCTAGATTTGGAAGTTTCTACTTCTCTTTTGATGGCTGCAAGAAAGGGTTTATCCATGGATGTAGGCCCTTTATAGGGGTTGATGGATGTCACCTAAAAACCAAGTATGGTGGTCAACTTCTGATTGCAGTTGGAAGGGATCCAAATGATCAATACTTCCCATTGGCTTTTGGAGTGGTAGAAACTGAGACCAAGGAGAGTTGGAGATGGTTTATCCAACTTTTGATGGAGGATATTGGACATGACAAAAGAATTGTTTTTATCTCTGATCAACAAAAGGTAAAGTTTTTGTACTTATATCTAATTGCTCTAACTGCATATCTATTATTGAAATATAATGTAATTGCTATAATTGTATTGAGCAGGGACTGGTAGCTGTTTTTGATGAGATGTTTGAGAGGATTGAACATAGGGTTTGCCTCAGACATCTATATGCCAATTTCAAGAAAAAGTTTGGTGGAGGAACCCTAATAAGGGATTTGATGATGGGAGCTGCTAAGTCTACATATCATCAAGCTTGGATGCAGAAGATGAATGAGCTAAAGAATGTTGATTTCAATGCTTGGACTTGGTTGATGGCTGTACCTACCAAGAGctggtgtaagcatgcttttaGTTTCTACCCAAAGTGTGATGTGTTGATGAATAATATATCTGAGTCTTTCAATGCTACAATTTTAGTTGCTAGGGACAAACCAATCCTTACTATGTGTGAGTGGATTAGGAAGTACTTAATGAATAGGGTAGCAACCTCTGTACAAAAACTTGAAAAATGGCAACATAGAGTTATGCCTATACCTAGGAGAAGGTTGGACAATGAAGTTTTTCATAGTGGTCATTGGCTACCAACTTGGTCTGTGGATGAGAAGTTCCAAGTGACTCACAGTTTCAACAACCAAGAATTCATAGTGGACATAGCAAACAAATCATGTAGCTGTAATTTTTGGGAATTGGTTGGGATTCCTTGTAGGCATGCTGTATCTGCTTTGAGCTATAGAAAACAAACACCTGAGGATTTTGTTGATGAATGCTACACAAGGGAGAAATATGCTAAGTGTTATGGATTCTCTGTGTCACCTATAAATGGCCAAGACATGTGGCCAGAAACTGAGATTGAAGACATGCTACCACCAGCTTACAAACAAGGGCCTGGTAGACCTAGAAAGGTGAGGATTCGAGAAAGTGGTGAAGAGGGTGCTAGGAAAAGAAGGACTGGGGTTGCATACAAATGTACAAAATGTGACCAGTTTGGTCATAATGCTTTGACCTGTAAGAGCCCCACACAGGACCCTGTTgcactcaaaagaaaggtaacacATTTTACATGTTCTTCATAAATATTTATGTTGCACTCAATGTATTAATTTGTTCTGCTTGTTTGTGGCTGTGATGTAGAGAAAGGTCAAAGCTAAAGTTACTGAGGTTGTTCAGAATGATGTTCAGAATGATGTTCAGGCTGATAATGAGGAGCAAAATAATGTGGAGAATGATCTGGTTCAGAATGATGATCAAGCTGTTGTCCAAAATGATGTAGAGGCTTACCAAGTTCATGATGATGTGCCAAATGATGTGCAGCAGAGTCAGACCCAGTCTAGTGTTGTAGACAATAGTCAACCACAGcccaagaaaaagaaaacaatcaaACCTCACCATGGTTTAAAGATAAGGAGGAGTGAAAGAGTCAAATTAAGTTGGTTCAAGAAACCAATTATTGGTCCAGGTTCATCTGAGCAACCAATCACAGTTGAAGACCATGTAGAGACATCATCAAGCCTTGGAGTGTCAAGTAGGTCTTTGAAGAAATGGAAGAAACAAAAGAGCAGTTGATTATTTTGTGTATTAAGTTAACTTGTAATGGTCTAGTAATGGTACTATGTCCTAAGATATTTTGTGTGATGGTATTTTGTTTTATGGCCATTTGTAATGGTTTTTAGGGTAATGACCTATAACATTTGAAATGGTTTTTAGGGTGATGATCTACATGACTTTTAGGGTAATCACCTATGACATTTGTAATGGTTTTTTGGATCAATTTCCTCAAATGTTATCTAATCTCATAATTACTTCATATTATTTGCAAATCTATATAGAAAAATGATAATATACTCATTCATTCCATTCAATCTCAAATTGTTACAAACCACAAAAGTTATACAATTGATACAAGTGATACAATCACAAACATCATACACTTCCCTAAACTAAATTACAGAAACATATAAAATGCTGCAAAAAACATCCAAGACATAACAAGTGCAACAATCATGTtatggttcctcttcttctccattgCAACTTTTTTCTTCAACCTCAAAATCTTCTCATTACTTGTGTCTGTTCCCAAATTGTCAGTGACAATGTCCTTCAAAATCTCTTTCAACGCATCTTTTGTCATTTCAGTGCATTTACATTGAATCACCTCGACATTGAATTCACCCAGCTCATCATCCCATATGAACATACTGCATCCATTCTGCAGAATAACAAGCAACCTTTATTGCACAGCAAACAgaccaaataaaaaaaatgtgaatgAACTTACCAGTACATTTCTGCATTTCCAGAATGTGCGTTTAGGGTTATCAATGGTGTTTGATACCCACATCTTCATGGTTATGTTACAACTACAGCGAGGTGGAGCTTGGGAACGATGAAGCAAAGAAGGAGATTTGCAACCGGAGTTCCCTACAGAGGAAGATTTGCTACCCATGTTGTGAGATTAGCGGTGAAGCAGCGACTGAGGAATGCTACGAGGAGAGGAACAGGAACCCTAGTTTCTTCGTTTGCTGAAATAATGTAATTTGAGAAGATGATGAAATGCCATGGTGGATATTAAGAATGAAAAAAATTCCACGTGTGATTCAAAATAGAATCTTAGGGGAATCTGAGTGCAACCGTGGCAATTAGGGGGGTCTGGGGAGGGAATCTACAGATGTTAAGGGGGTGatcaaaaaaattttttttacaggggCTAAAACCTaatctcgctaacattacagggggttagtatatttaacccttaaatatattatacaaataattacgtttttatttataattgtttTTCTATAATATACTAATTTTTATACCAAAATAGTTACATCATTTGGTAAATATATAacattcttttcttttatatttttatccaCTTTCATTCAATCAAACATTTAGCATATCAATCTTTACCTACTGTCCCATTAACAGATACATTTACAGTAGTAGTACATAATCCTTAATCACTAGTATATAATCCTCAATCatgaaataaattaataaactataAAGTTGTACATAAATGACTTAAAAGATTTTAAGTCATTACAAAAATAGTATAATAGGTGTACTAAAATATTGATATCAAACTCAAAACTTATGTTAGCTAgtaaataaagaagaaaaaacagAACCAAATGTCTTTGTGGGGGAGAAAAGAGTTAATGTAACCGGTTGCGCAATCGTAGATTATAACTTTTTGTACTTGGAGAGATTGTTATCGAATTCTCTGTAACTTCTTCTGGAATTATAAAGTCAGGATCATCCAACTCATTGACATCTTCAGATAAATCGTTATCTATCCATTGAGACCAATTTATTTCGTCATCATCATCGAGGTTTGAAGACATCTCTTCTATACTTTGAATGTTGTTAATCTTGTTAACTAGTGTTAGTAGTATTTGATGGTTCATCTTTTCAAAGTCTCTGTATAATTATTAACAACCAATTCTCAGATATTCTCTATATTGAACATAAAATTTACATATAAGTAGAAAATTATTCTCATTTTTCCACTTACTTGTATGTGCAAATTGCATATAAAAGTTGAGCCAAAGCCACTACCATGAAAAGTAACCTGACTTTGTTGATTATCCATGTTTGTTTCTCCATGTTGTCGTCGCTTATTAATCGAATAAGTAGTACTTCAACCATGAGAGTAGCACAAAGTTCTGAAAATAACATTCCAATCGATATCATAATATGTTTAATGAATAATAACTTGGACGCTAAGAAACTAAAAACATTACTTACTATACTTACCAATGTAAAGTAGAGGTCTGATATTATAGGTCAGTTTCGTGCTAGtcaacataaagatgacaaagatcGATATGAAATAAATGAAGAAAGCTTTAATCACTCTTGATTCGAGCAACATGGCGTTTTGTAGAGCAAAAAGTTTATCCAAAGCAACAAACATAGTAGCCTGTTTTGCTTCAAAGGATTCCTATAGAgtacaaatattaaaaaaaatcattaagaATTCATTAGCATAATAAGCATAAACACCAAAAAATCAATAGGCCAGAAAAGTTGCAAACCTGAGCAGACAATATTGTTTTTGAATTTTCCATTAATTTATCATGTAGTCCTTGAATTTGTTCCTGTCTCTTTAGAAGCTCTTCTTGTTGCCTATGTCCATATTCTGCAAAATATTGTAAGCTTTTCCTACATTTCATTGACTATGAGGTTAGCATTTAGccaaattaaattttttgaatacaAATTTATGGCATTTAATCAGTCTTACCGGCTTTCTTCAAGTGCTTTGAATTGAACTTCATTCAATGAATTTAGTCCTTTGAGTGCGGTGGATTGTCCATCTaaaagttgttgttgtttatCTAAAGAGATCCCTGCCATATTTCCAATATCTTCCGCTTTGTTTTGCAGATTATTCATCTTTGATGACATTGCATCGCCAACTTTGATTACCTCATTTTCAATCTCAATGGCTTCATCTCTCAACTTTTCGATTTCCTTGCCCAAATAGCTATAAGATTCTTTAAGCAATGCGACTCCATCTTCTAAATTCCTCTTCATATCCTCTTGGCCTTCTTTTAGTTGTGACTGTGATGCTGCAATTTTCGTAGTTTGCTCATAAACACTCTTAGAATGTGTTAATACCACATCAATATCGCCTTCCACATTCTTGACAGTTTGTGCTACTAGCTGCGTGTGACTATTAACCGATTCAAGAGATTCTGAAATTTGTTTCGAGCCTTGTAATAGATAATCTGACTTCTCTTCAATGCTATCTAACTTGCCCTCGACATATTGAGCCGAACTCTTCAATTCTGTCACAAGTCTCTCAGTTTCCTGTTTGAATGCATGTGTCCTGTATATATAAGTCGCAAAGTTAGTTCAAGTTTGATAAAAACAGTAAATAGAATCACGAAACAATACGAGAGATTGAAACAAAAAACATCACTTAACTGTAATTGATAACAAATGGAGTTGGTTTCGAGGTAGAATTCAAGATAAACCTTATGAGCAAGATCATCTAAGTTTCGCAGGCATTTAGCAATAGGTGTTTTTGAGTCGCAATGAGGAAAAGAAGCTCGGCCCGAATCTCTTTGAAAGCAATCACTTAAATGCCAAGCTAATCTAGATCTTTTGTCATTAGTAGCCAAAATCTCGGAACACCCCGCGAAAAGATTTTTATAAGCGTTTTGCCAACAAGCATTTGATCCAACCATTTTGTTCTTAGCATTCTGTACTAGTTTTATACCCTTTGGATCATTGAAAGGTTCGACTGAGAATTCAGCGCTTGAACCTTTAAAGTTTGCTTGATTTTCGTAAGTCCTGTCACTAGAATGACTTTCTCTAGATGATGAAAACCAACTCCATGATTCACATCTTAATGACAAAGAGACGAAAATAACAACAAAGAAACTAAACCTAAGATCATCCATTTGAGAAACTCTAAGAATTGGTGAGAGATTAAAAACTAGAAACAATAATTGCTATATATTTGACGAGGAAGACTAACAGACCTTGCCGGCGGAGAAGTTAACGCCGGTTAAGGGAGTGGTAGAAGAAGACAGTGCTAGGTACTGTAGAAGAAGAACAACCGGAAAAGGGACCGTTTTCGTTCTTAAATTATGTCTCGTGCCTTTTGAAATATTTGATGACTATTCCAATTTATAAAAACCAAAAACTTGGGACTCAAGAAAGGGTCAGTTAAAAAAAAGTAACatctaatataatattttataaacttttttaatatagataattatttaaaataatttatattccaTCATGAAAGGGATCTTTACCATAGGTATGGAATCATGATTTTTCAACTAATATTTAATACAGTATACATCAAatcatttaatattatattattttttataataatttactttTAAGTTGTAAATTCTGTAATTCCATAAAATAGATGATCAAAAAATAACTAAGAAAAATATTAatctaaaataaatatcattaaataaagtaaagatatttagaattttattttgaaCACAACAAAATCAACTTATTTCATTAATCAAAAGATGTTCAATACAACGAGAAATCAAAATTAACAAATTACGTCGAGCTCAAGAATTGACCGCCCTTGCAAGAGAATGAGCAACCGAACTCGCTTGACGTTTAacaaacttaacctcaaagtttGGAAAGGAATGTAATAAGCTACCAATGGACTCAATAATAAGACAAAACTCGGAGTCACCCTTTCTATTGGAATGGACAACTTGTGTCACAATTTGAGAATCGCTTTCAAAAATTACGAACTTCAATTTCGAGGAAATAGCTACAAGGCTTCCACATCAAAGACGGGGAGAGTTCCTGGATCCCACGCTATACCTGCATAGATAAAATTGCCAAGGTGATTAGCACACTCCACCCCCTGTTAGTAGTGtcgttattattattaaaagtcgCATCCACATTACATTTAAGTTAACCCACAGAAGGTGGACTCCGTTCTAACGCATGATTGGGTCGAACATTGTTAGTCGATTCCTCCTGGGCTTGAAACCATCCATTCCATATGTGAGTCGCGTTTAATCCCAATTTTGACGCTTCTTCTGGCTCATTATGCCAGACATAGTCATTCCTATTTTTCCAAATAACatctatcatatgcaaatctACCTGAAACTTCTTTATTTTCCTTCGAGCAAATATCAAAAATAAGGGACTTAATATCCTGAAGGGAATGCAATCGAAAATCAATAAGATGAGACAAACTTGTTGCCTTCCATAACTAATTAGTAACTATACAACCCATAAATAGATGCCACTCGTCCTCAGTTGTACTCTCACATAACTGACAAATTGAAGGGCACATGACAAAGCGTTGTCTGAGTCTCTCACGAGTAGGGAGGCAATCCCTACAAATTCGCCAAAGAAGGTGCTTGACTCTAGGATGTGCCTTCATATTCCAAATACTGCCCCAATTCTCCGATCCTCCCACTTCTTCTCTACTTCTAACAGCATGGTACCAAAGTTTATAGCCAGTCTTCACACTATAGAGACCATCTTGCTCATCCTTAAAAATCATTTAATCTTTTTTAACTTCTTCTAGCAACAGAACCTGAAGAATTTTTCCGTGTCTGACGCGTCAAAAAGATCTCGAACGACATATGTATCCCATTGCTTAACATTGGCCATCATAAGATTATTAACAGACATATGGTAAACCCATTGTTTCTGCGGACCTCCTAAGTTACCTTCATTGCTACCACGCAGCCACGGTTCCTGCATAATCTTAATATGACTACCATCACCAATACTCCACCTGTACCCTAGAGTTAGAACCTCACAGGATTTCCAAATACTCCTCCAAACAAAACTCGGATTATAACCAAGGGAAGAATCAAAGAAGGAATTATTAGGGAAGTACCTTGCTTTGAAAATTCTAGACACAAGAGCACCAGGCTTCGAGAGTAAGGACCAACCTTATTTTGCAACCATGGCCATGTTAAAAGCTTTAAAATCCCGAAATCCTAAACCTCCATCCTCCTTAGGGCCCGTTATCCTATTCCAAGCCATCCAACGAATTCCTCCACCATCTTTCTCATCACCCCACCAAAACGCATTCAACATCCTTTCAATGTCCTGGATTACCGCCTTTGGAAGAATAAATATACTCATAATGTATGAAGGGATAGCCCGAAAATAGTTTTATACTCTTAACTAGTCGGATACTCGTGCATTCAGACGGGTACTAACGTGGTACACgcacatttttttcaaaatacaataaaatataaataagaaaaataaaatgttttatcaaaatagtttattatttttaaaaaaagatatgtttttgaaataaataaaaattgttttaacaaaacaactttacatcaataatatatatttcaactttccatatattatcttaaaaaatattgtatcataaattaaaaataatttttaagtaaaaatattaaaacataaataattaaaatacaacacATTTTTCTCGTGTTTGAATTCAtacattattataaatatatttatttttctttttttaattatacaaaaaatgtAACAACCCGTGAGTTCGCACAAATTTTGATTTGAATACTCCTGCGTTGG encodes:
- the LOC131648468 gene encoding uncharacterized protein LOC131648468 — its product is METVENLVNKWGYKKGSYRVWAKILEIDEGYIPIRKDDDAYDFASYFCANGTEGDLYLEHDAENIEQYVREPACVNGDTELDDLGDEVVEGLDDSEDDRATALLDGFEDPDESCDEDKPKYEKFRKEHLNKDFKFKWGMEFNTLVDFKEAIREWSVLNGREINFVKNESYRVRVECKAKCGFLVLCSKVGHKHTYAIKTLVDTHTCARVLNNRSANSRWVAKHVVKKMQSSENVRIRDIMQDVRQNFSVGITVARAWKAKLMAKKIVEGDADMQYAALWRYASELKRVNSGNTVKINVERRSPTIQPRFGSFYFSFDGCKKGFIHGCRPFIGVDGCHLKTKYGGQLLIAVGRDPNDQYFPLAFGVVETETKESWRWFIQLLMEDIGHDKRIVFISDQQKGLVAVFDEMFERIEHRVCLRHLYANFKKKFGGGTLIRDLMMGAAKSTYHQAWMQKMNELKNVDFNAWTWLMAVPTKSWCKHAFSFYPKCDVLMNNISESFNATILVARDKPILTMCEWIRKYLMNRVATSVQKLEKWQHRVMPIPRRRLDNEVFHSGHWLPTWSVDEKFQVTHSFNNQEFIVDIANKSCSCNFWELVGIPCRHAVSALSYRKQTPEDFVDECYTREKYAKCYGFSVSPINGQDMWPETEIEDMLPPAYKQGPGRPRKVRIRESGEEGARKRRTGVAYKCTKCDQFGHNALTCKSPTQDPVALKRKRKVKAKVTEVVQNDVQNDVQADNEEQNNVENDLVQNDDQAVVQNDVEAYQVHDDVPNDVQQSQTQSSVVDNSQPQPKKKKTIKPHHGLKIRRSERVKLSWFKKPIIGPGSSEQPITVEDHVETSSSLGVSSRSLKKWKKQKSS
- the LOC131611387 gene encoding protein GAMETE EXPRESSED 1-like is translated as MDDLRFSFFVVIFVSLSLRCESWSWFSSSRESHSSDRTYENQANFKGSSAEFSVEPFNDPKGIKLVQNAKNKMVGSNACWQNAYKNLFAGCSEILATNDKRSRLAWHLSDCFQRDSGRASFPHCDSKTPIAKCLRNLDDLAHKVYLEFYLETNSICYQLQTHAFKQETERLVTELKSSAQYVEGKLDSIEEKSDYLLQGSKQISESLESVNSHTQLVAQTVKNVEGDIDVVLTHSKSVYEQTTKIAASQSQLKEGQEDMKRNLEDGVALLKESYSYLGKEIEKLRDEAIEIENEVIKVGDAMSSKMNNLQNKAEDIGNMAGISLDKQQQLLDGQSTALKGLNSLNEVQFKALEESRKSLQYFAEYGHRQQEELLKRQEQIQGLHDKLMENSKTILSAQESFEAKQATMFVALDKLFALQNAMLLESRVIKAFFIYFISIFVIFMLTSTKLTYNIRPLLYIELCATLMVEVLLIRLISDDNMEKQTWIINKVRLLFMVVALAQLLYAICTYKDFEKMNHQILLTLVNKINNIQSIEEMSSNLDDDDEINWSQWIDNDLSEDVNELDDPDFIIPEEVTENSITISPSTKSYNLRLRNRLH